Below is a window of Thermodesulfobacteriota bacterium DNA.
CCTTTTTCACAAATAGATCTTCAGGGTTCTATAGTGATTGAGGGAGTAGATCCTTGTTTGACAAGAAATGTCCCAACATTTTCACAGTGGGGGCTCATTATGCTGGCAGCAATGCTCGGAATTGTTGGATATATTGTAGTTAGAAGAAAAAATGCGGTAGCTTAAATTCTAATTAAATTAAAATATATGGGAGCTTTGGAGGCACTGCCACTTAAGCTCCCTTTTTTTTGTAAACTTATAATACAAATTCTCCTTGCTTAGTGTATCTTATCTCTTATTATTTGGTTTAATAACAATTTCCGGAGAAAATTTTAGATGAATAGAAAATATATTTTTCTTACAGCGCTGATAGTTCCGCTATTTATGATTGTGGGATGCAGTATGTTATCTAATCCATTTGAAGGCAAGTGGAACTCTCCTGTTTTTAATCTAGAGTTTAGGAGCGACAAAACGTTTGATCTATCCCTAGGAAACAATCTTTCTATAAATTTAAAAGGAACCTATGAGTATGATAAAAAATCATTAACTATGGCACTAGATGGTCATGCTGATATGGTGTTCTCATATGAATTTAAGAACAGCAAAAAAAACCTAGTCTTAATTCCAGAGAGTGATGACAGCTATATAAATACAAGGATTGAATTCACAAGGGAGTAGAGCACCAAGGCCAAATTCATTTAGATGATTCAGCTTAAAGATATTTCCCTTTCATTTGGTTCTCGTGATATTTTCAGAAATCTGTCCTGGCATATAAAGGATGGTAAGCGAATAGGTCTGTTTGGACCAAACGGGGTAGGAAAGACTACACTTTTGAATATGTTGGCCGGTCTTTACTCGCCCGATTCTGGCGCACTTCAAATTCCTCCGACCTATGTAATAGGTTATCTGCCCCAAGAAGTAGAAGAAAACGAAACTGATAAAACTGTATTAGATGAATCTCTAAGTGTGTTCAGCGACGTGCTTGATTTAGAAAAAGAATCAGAGCAGATATCAAAGGAGCTTGAAGCATTTACTGATCATTCTTGTGATGAATATAAAAAGACCCTCTTAAGACTTGATGCAATTCACAACGAGCTAAAAACTAAAGACTCCCATAACCTGCAGTATCAAACAGAAAAACTCTTAGTCGGCCTTGGGTTTGAAACCGATGATCTGAAAAGGCCTTTAAATACTTTTTCAGGGGGCTGGAGAATGAGGGTCGCACTGGCAAAGCTTCTTCTTCAAAACCCGAATATCTTGCTGCTGGATGAGCCCACAAATCATCTAGACATAGAAAGCATTGATTGGCTCGAGGAGTATTTAAAACAGTTTCCCGGCACTGTGATATTGGTTTCTCACGATCAATACTTTCTAGACCGCATGACAACTACAATTGCGGAGCTTAGTATGGGTCAGATCACCGAGTATACAGGCAACTACTCTTCATACCTTCTTGAGCGTCAGTCGCGCCGTGATATACAGCGATCAGCCTATTTAAACCAGCAGAGAAAAATCAAAGAGACAGAGCGTTTTATTGAGCGCTTTCGCTACAAAAACACTAAGGCAACCCAGGTTCAGAGCAGAGTGAAAATGCTCGAAAAGCTAGAGCGCATAGAAGAGCCTGAGTCAGACGGCGCTTCAATTAAATTTAAATTCCCTGATCCGGTGCAGTCCGGCAAAAAAGTACTAGAGCTAAGTGAGTTCTCTAAGTCCTATGAAAATAAAGACGGCTCAGAGCTTAAGGTTTTTGTTGGGGCTTCGGGGCTATCAATCTCAAGGGGAGACAAAATTGCTCTTATTGGAAAAAACGGCGCAGGAAAAAGCACATTAGCTAGAATGCTTTTGGGCACTGAGCCTTTTGAAGGTGATAGGACGCTTGGGCATAACGCAGAACTAACATATTTCGCCCAGCATCAGGCGGAGTCTCTTAACCCTAAAAATACCATCATAGAAGAGCTTAAATCTGCGGGCCATACTCAGAACGAAACTGAAGTCAGAACATTATTAGGAGCGTTTTTGTTTAGGGCCGATGATGTTTTTAAACCTATCAGTGTGCTGTCAGGCGGGGAGAAAAGTAGAATTGCACTTGCGAAAACTCTTTTATCACCAAAGAATTTTATGATACTTGATGAGCCCACAAACCATCTGGATATACAATCACGCTCTGTGCTCATTGACTCGCTAAAAGATTACAATGGAACATTTGTCGTAGTTAGCCACGACCGCTATTTCCTTGATCAAATTGCAAACAAAGTCTGGTATGCAGAGGACCAGGGAATCGTAACATATCCCGGCACTTACTCTGAGTTTCACTACCATCAAACCATGCGAGATCAAAAAGAGTTGTCGAATCAACAACCTACCGCACAAATACTAGAGCATGAGCAGCAGGCTCCTGCAGATAAAAGACAACAGGCTGAGAGAAGAAACAAGCTTTACAAAGAGCTCACGGAAAAAGGCATAGAAAATATGGAGAACTGGCAAGAGCTTAGTCTAAAACAGCTACAGAGTGCTCTCAGTGATCTAGAAACAAAAATCCACAGCTTTGAGGATAGAAAGACTGAGCTTGAAGAGTTTTTGGCCGATCCGTCTAATTTCCAGGACAAGACCCGCGCCGATGAAGCAGCCCAGGAGTACACTCAAGTAAACGATTCACTTAAGAGATCCTATGATAGATGGGAGCTTATTACAGCCCACTTAGAAAGTGTCTCATAAGATCTACTAATAACTAACACCGCCGACCATGGCTTCGAGCCTTTTAATGCGCTCTTCCATTGGAGGATGGGTGCTAAATAGAGAAGCTAAACCCTTTCCTGAAAGAGGGCTTGCGATAAGCATATGTGAGGTGCTGTCCGCAGTCTGCTCACTTACCTGAAGCGGAATACGCTGTGAGGCCATGCCAAGTTTTCTAAGAGCATCGGCAAGATACATCGGGTTTCCGCATATCTCAGCTCCGCCCTTATCAGCGCCGTACTCTCTTGTCCTTGATATAGTCATCCTAATCACTGTTGCTGCAAGTGGGGCAAGAATGACCATTGCGATTACAGCTATAGGGTTTCCACCTCTGTCCCTGCCTCCGCCAAAGAACATGGCAAAGTAAGCCAGATATGTGATAGCAGTTGCGATTGTGGCCGCAATAGAGCCGATTAGGATATCTCTATTTTTAATATGAGCGAGCTCATGTGCCAAGACTCCCTTTAGCTCTTCACGGCTTAAGAGTCTCATAATACCCTGAGTCACTGCGACAGCAGCGTTGTTATAGTCCCTGCCGGTTGCAAAAGCGTTTGGCTGCTCCTGTGGGGTGATATACACCTTAGGCATAGGAAGACCTGCGTTCTGAGCAAGCTCTTGAACATCTCCATATAGCTCGGGCGCGTCTTCATAAGTGACTTCTTTACCTTTGTACATAGCTAGAACAATTTTGTCGCTCCACCAGTAGCTGGCAAAGTTCATAACTACAGCTATTACAAGTGCTATAGTGGCTCCGTTAGCGCCTCCAACGTAGCCGCCGATTCCAATTAGTAGTCCTGAAAGTGCTGCGAGTAATAATAAGCTTTTTAACGTATTCATTATATTCTCCTGGTTGTTCTCTCAAATAGATAATATCTATAATTTGAGTACTATAATCAAGATAATGCTAAGGGGCGAGATTTCAAGTAAGATTTAGCAGGATTATACTAAATATTAAGGGTATAAAATTATGGATATGGGAATTTTGTGGTCGTTAATCGGCTCATTTACCAATGTTTTTATTCTAACTAGAATTGCACATTATTTTCTGAAAAGAACTAGAATGGACGATAGGAAAAGAGCCTTTGTGGTCTTTTTTATAGTCGCTGTGCTCGATTTAATCGGGCTTATGATCTTCTTTAAAGAAATAAAATTAGCTTTTCAGGGATGGTTTTTCTATTATCTACCGTTTTTGGTTATGTGGCTTCTTAAAGATCTTATGGAAGCGTCTAGAAAAAAGAAGCAGCTCGAGACCCAAGCTTCTCAAGAAAATACCAGTCAGACGGGACAGTTGAAATGAATCAGAATGACGTAGTTATGGAAACAAATTTTATTGAAGCAGGCGAGCCCAAAAGAGGAAAAGTGAGAGATATATATGATCTAGGTGATAGCCTTTTATTAGTTGTAAGCGACAGAATTTCAGCATATGACGTAATCATGAATGAAGGTATTCCCGGCAAAGGTGTTGTGTTAAATCAGATCTCTAAATACTGGTTTGACCAGACTACTGATATTATAAAAAATCACCTTATTTCAACCGGCATCTCAGATTACCCGCACATGTTCCACAAATATGACCATATTCTTGAAGGAAGAAGCATGCTAGTTAAAAAAACAAAGCCCCTAGCCATTGAATGCGTTGTGAGAGGCTACGTGGCAGGATCTGGTTGGAAGGAGTATCAAGAAAGCCGGAGCATATGCGGCATAGAACTTCCTGATGGTATTTTAGAGTCCGGTAAATTAGATGAGCCGATCTTTACGCCCGCAACTAAGGCGGAGTTAGGTGATCACGATGAGAACATTACATTTGAGAGAGCTGCGCAAATAGTTGGTCAGGACATAGCTGAGCGAGTAAGAAATATCAGCATAGCGCTTTACATAAAAGCA
It encodes the following:
- a CDS encoding ABC-F family ATP-binding cassette domain-containing protein is translated as MIQLKDISLSFGSRDIFRNLSWHIKDGKRIGLFGPNGVGKTTLLNMLAGLYSPDSGALQIPPTYVIGYLPQEVEENETDKTVLDESLSVFSDVLDLEKESEQISKELEAFTDHSCDEYKKTLLRLDAIHNELKTKDSHNLQYQTEKLLVGLGFETDDLKRPLNTFSGGWRMRVALAKLLLQNPNILLLDEPTNHLDIESIDWLEEYLKQFPGTVILVSHDQYFLDRMTTTIAELSMGQITEYTGNYSSYLLERQSRRDIQRSAYLNQQRKIKETERFIERFRYKNTKATQVQSRVKMLEKLERIEEPESDGASIKFKFPDPVQSGKKVLELSEFSKSYENKDGSELKVFVGASGLSISRGDKIALIGKNGAGKSTLARMLLGTEPFEGDRTLGHNAELTYFAQHQAESLNPKNTIIEELKSAGHTQNETEVRTLLGAFLFRADDVFKPISVLSGGEKSRIALAKTLLSPKNFMILDEPTNHLDIQSRSVLIDSLKDYNGTFVVVSHDRYFLDQIANKVWYAEDQGIVTYPGTYSEFHYHQTMRDQKELSNQQPTAQILEHEQQAPADKRQQAERRNKLYKELTEKGIENMENWQELSLKQLQSALSDLETKIHSFEDRKTELEEFLADPSNFQDKTRADEAAQEYTQVNDSLKRSYDRWELITAHLESVS
- the htpX gene encoding zinc metalloprotease HtpX, with protein sequence MNTLKSLLLLAALSGLLIGIGGYVGGANGATIALVIAVVMNFASYWWSDKIVLAMYKGKEVTYEDAPELYGDVQELAQNAGLPMPKVYITPQEQPNAFATGRDYNNAAVAVTQGIMRLLSREELKGVLAHELAHIKNRDILIGSIAATIATAITYLAYFAMFFGGGRDRGGNPIAVIAMVILAPLAATVIRMTISRTREYGADKGGAEICGNPMYLADALRKLGMASQRIPLQVSEQTADSTSHMLIASPLSGKGLASLFSTHPPMEERIKRLEAMVGGVSY
- a CDS encoding phosphoribosylaminoimidazolesuccinocarboxamide synthase, translating into MNQNDVVMETNFIEAGEPKRGKVRDIYDLGDSLLLVVSDRISAYDVIMNEGIPGKGVVLNQISKYWFDQTTDIIKNHLISTGISDYPHMFHKYDHILEGRSMLVKKTKPLAIECVVRGYVAGSGWKEYQESRSICGIELPDGILESGKLDEPIFTPATKAELGDHDENITFERAAQIVGQDIAERVRNISIALYIKARNIADDKGIIIADTKFEFGIDENDELILIDEALTPDSSRFWPKDEYEPGRSQKSYDKQFVRDFLTSTGWDKTPPPPTLPQDVIQATSEKYKEAFYKLAKDL